A genomic segment from Peribacillus sp. ACCC06369 encodes:
- a CDS encoding alpha-amylase produces MKRNHTMMQFFEWHLEADGSHWERLKYAASKLKDIGIDCVWLPPVTKGQSIGDNGYGIYDGYDLGEFDQKGTVRTKYGTKDELLQAIATCHNYGLCVYIDLVMNHKAGADGTEKIEVIEVNPDNRMEDISEPFEIEGWTTFDFPGRKNKYSDFKWNHTHFNGTDYDAENDKMGVYRITGENKHWSKHVIDEFGNYDYLMFANIDYSLPEVRREMINWGKWMVDTLKCDGFRLDAVKHIDYEFINEFLQELIPYTKEHFFMVGEFWKADVKACQTYLEQTNHDLNLFDVSLHYKFHEASKAGTDFDLSTIFDDTLVQTNPAQAVTFVDNHDSQPHESLESWVKDWFKPSAYALILLRLCGYPCVFYGDYYGIGGPSPVPGKQDILDRLLYARHEKAYGEQTDYFDDHNTIGWVRLGVEELEGSGCAVVISNGDHNSEKRMFVGKHRAGEIWSDLTCHRDDHITIEEDGYATFPVHGKSVSVWALNDAPLKATPL; encoded by the coding sequence ATGAAAAGAAATCATACGATGATGCAATTTTTCGAGTGGCATCTTGAGGCAGATGGTTCTCATTGGGAAAGATTGAAATATGCAGCCTCCAAGTTGAAGGATATAGGAATTGATTGCGTCTGGCTTCCGCCGGTTACCAAAGGGCAATCCATTGGGGATAACGGGTATGGAATATATGATGGATACGATTTGGGGGAATTTGACCAAAAAGGAACCGTTCGTACCAAATACGGAACCAAAGATGAATTGCTTCAAGCAATAGCCACCTGTCATAACTACGGACTTTGCGTTTATATCGATTTAGTCATGAATCACAAGGCAGGAGCAGATGGAACCGAAAAAATAGAAGTCATTGAAGTCAATCCAGACAATCGTATGGAAGATATTTCAGAACCTTTTGAAATTGAAGGCTGGACAACATTCGATTTTCCAGGCCGTAAAAATAAATACTCTGATTTTAAGTGGAACCATACTCATTTTAATGGGACTGACTACGATGCCGAAAACGACAAAATGGGTGTATATCGAATCACAGGCGAAAATAAACACTGGAGTAAGCATGTCATCGATGAATTCGGAAACTATGATTATTTAATGTTTGCCAACATCGATTACAGTCTGCCAGAAGTTCGGCGGGAAATGATTAACTGGGGAAAATGGATGGTTGATACGTTAAAGTGTGATGGTTTTCGTTTGGACGCCGTTAAACATATTGATTATGAATTCATCAATGAGTTTCTACAAGAACTCATTCCTTATACAAAGGAACATTTCTTCATGGTCGGCGAATTTTGGAAGGCGGATGTTAAAGCTTGTCAAACTTACTTAGAGCAAACCAATCATGACCTCAACTTGTTCGATGTTTCCCTGCATTATAAATTTCATGAGGCTTCAAAAGCAGGAACTGACTTCGACCTCTCAACCATCTTTGATGATACCCTCGTCCAAACCAATCCGGCGCAGGCTGTCACTTTTGTCGACAATCATGACTCCCAACCTCATGAATCACTGGAATCCTGGGTAAAGGACTGGTTTAAACCATCGGCATATGCTCTTATCCTGCTTAGACTTTGCGGTTATCCCTGTGTCTTTTACGGGGACTATTATGGAATCGGCGGGCCTTCTCCGGTACCTGGTAAACAGGATATTCTCGATCGCCTCTTATATGCAAGGCATGAAAAAGCTTACGGGGAACAGACGGACTATTTTGATGATCATAATACGATTGGCTGGGTCCGGCTCGGGGTTGAAGAGCTAGAAGGCTCGGGGTGTGCGGTCGTTATCTCCAATGGTGATCACAACAGTGAAAAAAGGATGTTCGTCGGTAAACATCGGGCTGGTGAAATCTGGAGTGATTTAACCTGTCATCGAGATGACCACATTACCATTGAAGAAGATGGTTACGCGACCTTTCCCGTTCATGGGAAAAGCGTATCCGTATGGGCCTTGAATGATGCACCGCTTAAAGCAACA